Proteins encoded by one window of Anguilla rostrata isolate EN2019 chromosome 9, ASM1855537v3, whole genome shotgun sequence:
- the LOC135264076 gene encoding putative nucleotidyltransferase MAB21L1, producing MLAAQAKLVYHLNKYYNEKCLSRKAAVSKTIREVCKVVSDVLKEVEVQEPRFISSLNEMENRYEGLEVVSPTEFEVVLYLNQMGVFNFVDDGSLPGCAVLKLSDGRKRSMSLWVEFITASGYLSARKIRSRFQTLVAQAVDKCSYRDVVKMVADTSEVKLRIRDRYVVQITPAFKCTGIWPRSAAHWPMPHVPWPGPNRVAEVKAEGFNLLSKECYSLNGKQSSAESDAWVLQFAEAENRLILGGCRKKCLSVLKALRDRHLELPGQPLNNYHMKTLVSYECEKHPRECDWDESCLGDRLNGILLQLISCLQCRRCPHYFLPSLDLFQGKPSSALENAAKQTWRLAREILTNPKSLEKL from the coding sequence ATGTTAGCCGCTCAGGCTAAGTTAGTATACCACCTGAACAAATACTACAACGAGAAATGCCTGTCTCGGAAAGCGGCGGTCTCCAAGACCATCAGGGAGGTGTGCAAGGTGGTGTCCGACGTCCTGAAGGAGGTGGAGGTCCAGGAGCCCCGCTTCATCAGCTCCTTGAACGAGATGGAGAACCGCTACGAGGGTCTGGAGGTGGTTTCGCCCACCGAGTTCGAGGTGGTCCTCTACCTGAATCAGATGGGGGTTTTCAACTTCGTGGACGACGGCTCGCTGCCGGGCTGCGCCGTGCTCAAACTCAGCGACGGCCGCAAGAGAAGCATGTCCCTGTGGGTGGAGTTCATCACGGCGTCGGGATACCTTTCCGCTCGCAAGATCCGCTCCCGGTTCCAGACGCTGGTGGCGCAGGCGGTGGACAAGTGCAGCTACCGAGACGTGGTGAAAATGGTGGCGGACACCAGCGAGGTGAAGCTGCGCATCCGCGACAGGTACGTGGTCCAGATCACCCCGGCGTTCAAGTGCACGGGGATATGGCCGAGGAGCGCGGCCCACTGGCCCATGCCCCACGTTCCCTGGCCGGGACCCAACAGGGTGGCGGAGGTCAAAGCCGAGGGCTTCAACCTCTTGTCCAAGGAATGCTACTCGCTGAACGGGAAGCAGAGCTCAGCGGAGAGCGACGCCTGGGTCCTACAGTTCGCCGAGGCCGAGAACCGGCTGATCCTGGGCGGCTGCCGGAAGAAATGCCTGTCCGTTCTCAAAGCGCTGAGGGACCGCCACCTCGAGCTGCCCGGGCAGCCGCTCAACAACTACCACATGAAAACGCTGGTCTCGTACGAATGCGAAAAACACCCACGGGAGTGCGACTGGGACGAGAGTTGTCTCGGGGACCGCCTGAATGGGATATTGCTACAGCTTATTTCGTGTTTGCAGTGCCGAAGGTGTCCGCACTATTTCTTGCCCAGTTTAGACCTGTTCCAGGGGAAACCGAGCTCGGCACTCGAGAACGCCGCCAAACAGACTTGGCGATTGGCAAGAGAAATTCTTACCAACCCCAAGAGCTTGGAAAAACTATGA